The following coding sequences lie in one Cyanobacterium sp. Dongsha4 genomic window:
- a CDS encoding response regulator, which produces MSHDLKSTKDLILIVDDVPSNLNVLSETLIQAGYEVAIATNGERALKQLIRIRPSLILLDIQMPKMDGFTMCQKLKENPDTVKIPVIFMTALNDLDSKVKGFELGALDYITKPFQDQEVLARVKTHIQLNKLTHNLQTEIEQKTIWLQEAKVAAEKANIAKSQFIANMSHELRTPLNAILGMTESLLERVFGQVSPQQIKPLTTIQDAGNHLLELINDILDFAKIDSDNLELSLFETSIEHIIKPSIHSVKQSLEKKNLTLETKISPNLPQVIVDEKRIRQVLVNLLNNAIKFTPENGKITLEVSLIPSPNSEELDLINITIKDTGIGIAKENFDRLFQPFSQIDGKLNRQYEGTGLGLFLVKKIVENHGGEINLTSELGKGTCISFTLPSHEEKSLSSKPIDEFNDKKKDIQRELFPTLITFMNEDNKNYLDTVNSYLTAKGYHFLLIENKDFNIDLVISKKPHLILVDFSSYLTEEEVNIIQKIRQNSYFDSTPIMVLIPLIMDNQEKYLINLGVDYCLYKPLRLSELDTKIRSLF; this is translated from the coding sequence ATGAGTCATGATTTGAAGTCCACTAAAGATTTAATTTTAATCGTTGATGATGTACCTAGTAACTTAAATGTACTCTCAGAAACTTTAATTCAGGCTGGTTATGAAGTTGCGATCGCAACTAATGGAGAAAGAGCATTAAAGCAACTCATCAGAATTAGACCTAGTTTAATCTTATTGGATATTCAAATGCCGAAGATGGACGGGTTTACCATGTGTCAAAAGTTAAAGGAAAATCCCGACACTGTTAAAATACCAGTGATTTTCATGACGGCATTAAATGATTTAGATAGTAAGGTGAAAGGATTTGAATTAGGGGCATTAGACTATATTACTAAACCGTTTCAAGATCAAGAAGTTTTAGCAAGGGTCAAAACTCACATACAATTAAATAAATTAACCCATAATCTGCAAACAGAAATAGAACAGAAAACTATTTGGCTACAAGAAGCAAAAGTTGCCGCCGAAAAAGCCAACATTGCTAAAAGTCAATTTATTGCCAATATGAGTCATGAATTGCGCACTCCTCTTAATGCCATTTTGGGAATGACTGAGTCTTTACTAGAGAGAGTTTTTGGGCAAGTTAGTCCGCAACAAATTAAGCCCTTAACAACCATTCAAGACGCTGGAAATCATTTACTCGAATTAATTAATGACATACTCGATTTTGCCAAAATAGATTCTGATAATCTCGAACTATCTTTATTTGAGACTTCTATTGAACATATTATTAAACCAAGTATTCACTCAGTTAAACAATCTTTAGAGAAAAAAAATCTGACTTTAGAAACAAAAATTAGTCCGAATTTACCTCAAGTTATTGTTGATGAAAAAAGAATACGTCAAGTATTAGTTAATTTATTAAATAATGCCATTAAATTTACTCCAGAAAATGGTAAAATTACCCTAGAAGTTTCTTTAATTCCTAGTCCTAATTCTGAAGAGCTAGATTTAATTAATATCACTATTAAAGATACGGGTATCGGCATTGCAAAAGAAAACTTCGATCGCCTCTTTCAACCTTTTAGTCAAATTGATGGTAAACTTAATCGTCAATATGAAGGTACTGGTTTAGGACTATTTCTAGTTAAAAAAATTGTCGAGAATCATGGTGGTGAAATTAATTTAACCAGTGAATTAGGGAAAGGAACTTGTATTAGTTTTACTTTACCTTCCCATGAAGAAAAGAGTCTTTCATCTAAGCCTATAGACGAATTTAATGATAAAAAGAAAGATATTCAAAGAGAATTATTCCCCACTTTAATAACCTTCATGAATGAAGACAACAAAAATTATCTCGATACTGTTAATAGTTATCTTACCGCAAAAGGATACCACTTTTTATTAATAGAAAATAAAGATTTTAATATTGATTTAGTTATTAGCAAAAAACCTCATTTAATTTTAGTTGATTTTTCTTCCTACCTAACAGAAGAGGAGGTAAATATAATTCAAAAAATCCGTCAAAATTCTTATTTCGATAGTACCCCCATAATGGTTTTAATCCCTTTGATAATGGATAATCAAGAAAAATATTTAATTAATTTAGGGGTAGATTATTGTCTTTATAAACCTTTACGTCTTTCTGAATTAGATACTAAAATCCGTTCTTTGTTCTAA
- a CDS encoding PAS domain-containing hybrid sensor histidine kinase/response regulator gives MTENKFEPHGGKDTQKQEINIDNFFSLSLDLLCVANLQGNFVKVSKAWEDVLGYSSDFLENISYLDFIHPDDITKTQEATQQVVTSGRLVNFENRYRHYQGYYLYLQWNAYYENNLIYATARDITEKKKRELELIKTKELLTETSQLARVGGWEVNLLTGENCWTEMTKIIHEIPLDSQPSLEDGINFYKQGKNREYVIEVVNQAINEGKTGFLEAILVTGKGKEIWVRAIIQPEFQEGRCVRIYGSIQDIDQQKRSQIALQEKTEEYNQLVSFIPIGIYKLSQDSSFTYVSPVWCALNGLKAEDVLTDNSRAMMLIHPDDRDLFLKKSEDAIASRSCFNHIARVVVNDKIRWMQFQSQPQKDRNGNWFWFGTQVDITDYKNAQDELRETKNEIRTILESLSEVVWAVSYPELKTLFVSRCVEEIYGLPYEEWMTDNSLWEKFIHPEDKPMVGKMWQDLSNYGCFSAQYRIITTQGQVKWINNKARYIYDEKKIPYRIEGIVRDITSEKTFENELKNTNQILYQKEKVLVAIAQATKELLSNKNINQAIYKSLSIILKAIEADKSYYISIRHEATEIFFSQEYECYGDGRQPTIKNPYLQNIPASAFPLAADYILEGKTFQILTKDIDDSIPFKKELLKMDIQGLVYIPIIDNNMAVEQRHRRVMAMIGFSCCHQEKLWTEGEVALLSSFADSIASAIDRNRLEANLQQAREKAEAGSKAKSEFLANMSHEIRTPLNGVIGFSELLLQTSLNFTQKKYLKLVHQSGNLLLELINDILDFSKIEAGKLEISHEKIDLWELATQVSDLIRYQITDNKNIELLLNISPDLPRFAYTDEVRLKQILINLLGNATKFTLKGEIELNLQLLPSQNEKSTILFSVKDTGIGISPQKQEIIFQAFTQEDESTTRKYGGTGLGLTISSKLLNLMGSQLNLTSELGKGSTFFFTLNLVTEAGEIIHYQGLESISKVLVVDDNLNNSCILQDMLALKNINSDIANEGAIAVEKLTKSNTYQAAIVDYEMPEMDGIELIRHIRQKLFISSEELPIILLHSTPEDSFIHQACKELGIQSQQSKPITLNRLFIALSQLRIKANASVISIESNTTSQPNYSHITILIAEDNRVNLTLAKAMISKILPQARIIKAKNGEEAVAKFMEIKPDLILMDLQMPLLSGYEATSMIRAKEKETNTHTPIIALTAGTVKGEREKCLQLGMDDYLSKPIVSEQLLTIIKNFLPI, from the coding sequence ATGACGGAAAATAAATTTGAACCTCATGGGGGAAAAGATACTCAAAAGCAGGAAATTAATATAGATAACTTTTTTTCTCTATCTTTAGATTTATTGTGTGTTGCGAATTTACAGGGAAATTTTGTTAAAGTAAGTAAGGCTTGGGAAGATGTTTTAGGTTATTCGTCAGATTTTTTGGAAAACATTTCTTATCTTGATTTTATTCATCCCGATGATATTACTAAGACTCAAGAAGCTACTCAACAGGTTGTCACTTCAGGTAGATTAGTCAATTTTGAAAATCGCTACCGTCATTATCAGGGCTACTATCTATATTTACAGTGGAATGCTTATTATGAAAATAATTTAATTTACGCTACAGCTAGAGATATAACAGAGAAGAAAAAAAGAGAGCTTGAATTAATTAAAACCAAAGAATTACTCACTGAAACAAGTCAATTAGCCAGAGTGGGGGGCTGGGAAGTCAATCTGTTGACTGGAGAAAATTGTTGGACTGAGATGACGAAAATAATTCATGAAATTCCCCTTGACTCTCAACCCTCTTTAGAAGACGGTATTAATTTTTATAAGCAGGGAAAAAATAGAGAATATGTTATTGAAGTGGTTAATCAAGCCATTAATGAGGGGAAAACGGGATTTTTAGAGGCAATTTTGGTGACTGGAAAGGGCAAAGAAATTTGGGTTAGGGCAATTATTCAACCTGAGTTTCAAGAGGGCAGATGTGTGAGAATATATGGTTCAATACAAGATATTGATCAACAAAAACGAAGTCAAATTGCATTACAAGAAAAGACAGAAGAGTATAATCAGTTAGTTTCTTTTATTCCCATCGGCATTTATAAGTTATCACAAGATTCCAGTTTTACCTATGTTAGCCCTGTTTGGTGTGCTTTAAATGGTTTGAAGGCGGAAGATGTTTTAACAGATAATTCTCGTGCTATGATGCTAATTCATCCTGATGATCGAGATTTATTTCTCAAAAAAAGTGAAGATGCGATCGCATCTAGGTCATGTTTCAATCATATAGCGAGAGTAGTTGTCAATGATAAAATCCGTTGGATGCAATTCCAATCGCAACCCCAAAAAGATAGAAATGGTAATTGGTTTTGGTTTGGCACACAAGTTGATATTACAGACTATAAAAATGCTCAAGATGAATTAAGAGAGACAAAAAATGAGATTCGGACAATTTTAGAATCTTTAAGCGAAGTGGTATGGGCGGTTAGTTATCCAGAGTTAAAAACCCTTTTTGTCAGTCGATGTGTAGAAGAGATATATGGTTTGCCTTATGAAGAATGGATGACAGATAATTCCCTGTGGGAAAAGTTTATTCATCCTGAAGATAAACCCATGGTTGGGAAAATGTGGCAAGATTTGTCAAATTATGGTTGTTTTTCAGCACAATATCGTATTATTACCACTCAAGGGCAAGTTAAATGGATTAACAATAAAGCTAGATATATTTATGATGAAAAAAAAATCCCCTACAGAATAGAAGGAATTGTCAGAGATATTACCTCAGAAAAAACCTTTGAAAATGAACTAAAAAACACCAATCAAATTCTATATCAGAAAGAAAAAGTTTTAGTTGCGATCGCACAAGCTACAAAAGAGTTGCTATCGAATAAAAATATCAACCAAGCAATTTATAAATCATTATCAATTATCCTTAAAGCAATAGAAGCAGATAAATCTTACTATATAAGTATTCGCCACGAAGCAACAGAAATATTTTTTAGTCAAGAATATGAATGCTATGGTGACGGCAGACAACCAACTATCAAAAATCCTTACCTACAGAATATCCCCGCCTCCGCATTTCCCCTCGCCGCCGACTATATCTTAGAGGGTAAAACCTTTCAAATTCTCACCAAAGATATAGATGATAGTATCCCCTTTAAGAAAGAATTATTGAAAATGGATATTCAGGGCTTAGTTTATATTCCCATTATCGATAATAATATGGCAGTAGAGCAACGCCATCGTAGAGTTATGGCTATGATTGGTTTTAGCTGTTGCCATCAAGAAAAATTATGGACAGAAGGAGAAGTTGCTTTATTATCTAGTTTTGCCGATAGTATTGCCAGCGCCATTGATAGAAATAGATTAGAAGCCAATTTACAACAAGCAAGAGAAAAAGCTGAAGCAGGAAGTAAGGCAAAATCGGAATTTTTGGCGAATATGAGTCATGAAATTCGCACTCCTCTTAATGGAGTTATCGGTTTTTCGGAATTACTTTTACAAACTTCCCTTAACTTCACCCAAAAAAAATATTTAAAATTAGTTCACCAATCAGGAAATCTATTATTAGAGTTGATTAATGATATTCTTGATTTTTCCAAAATTGAAGCAGGAAAACTAGAAATTAGCCATGAAAAAATTGATTTATGGGAGTTAGCTACCCAAGTTAGTGACTTAATTCGTTACCAAATTACAGATAACAAAAACATTGAACTATTGTTAAATATAAGTCCTGATTTGCCCCGTTTTGCCTACACGGATGAAGTGAGACTCAAACAAATTTTAATCAACCTTCTCGGAAATGCCACCAAATTCACCCTTAAAGGAGAAATAGAATTAAATCTTCAACTATTACCTTCTCAAAATGAAAAATCAACGATACTTTTTTCTGTCAAGGATACAGGTATTGGTATTTCTCCTCAAAAGCAAGAGATTATTTTTCAGGCTTTTACTCAGGAAGACGAATCCACAACCCGTAAATATGGAGGCACAGGTTTAGGTTTAACGATTTCTAGTAAGCTACTTAATTTAATGGGTAGTCAACTCAATCTTACCAGTGAGTTAGGTAAAGGTAGCACTTTCTTTTTTACTCTTAATCTCGTTACCGAAGCAGGAGAAATAATCCATTATCAAGGTTTAGAAAGTATTAGTAAAGTTTTGGTTGTGGATGATAATCTTAATAATAGTTGTATTCTTCAAGATATGTTGGCTCTGAAAAATATTAACTCTGATATTGCCAACGAAGGTGCGATCGCAGTTGAAAAACTGACAAAAAGTAATACATATCAAGCCGCCATAGTTGACTATGAAATGCCCGAAATGGATGGAATAGAGTTAATTCGCCACATTAGACAAAAACTCTTTATTTCTTCAGAAGAATTACCAATTATTCTCCTCCATAGCACGCCAGAAGATAGTTTTATTCATCAAGCCTGTAAAGAATTAGGAATTCAGAGTCAGCAAAGTAAACCCATTACCTTAAATAGACTTTTTATCGCTCTCTCACAGCTAAGAATAAAAGCCAATGCCTCCGTTATTTCCATAGAATCGAATACAACCTCGCAACCGAATTACTCTCACATCACAATTTTAATTGCAGAGGATAACCGAGTAAACCTAACTCTAGCAAAAGCAATGATTAGTAAAATACTACCCCAAGCCAGAATTATTAAAGCCAAAAACGGAGAAGAAGCAGTGGCAAAATTTATGGAAATCAAACCCGATTTAATTTTAATGGATTTACAAATGCCTCTACTTAGCGGTTATGAAGCAACTTCCATGATTCGAGCAAAAGAAAAAGAAACAAATACCCATACTCCTATTATCGCCCTCACAGCAGGAACAGTCAAAGGAGAAAGGGAAAAGTGTTTGCAATTAGGTATGGATGATTACTTAAGCAAACCGATTGTTTCTGAACAATTATTAACCATTATCAAGAATTTTTTACCGATTTAA
- a CDS encoding tetratricopeptide repeat protein has product MKLLKYFFFRQLSFFFWFILFFNPHISVAQEIEKPNPLTTNFSSDLIPSIDREITPFEKKRIRNRIEELNSLASTELSQGNDDNAFSAWYEAINLSRYLGIEAEIKMINQVGKVAWDKSRNQDINFLTERLNIIENQATENKELDEEFLAILIDAHEVLHNIDQSITLNQNNLEIARNNNDTDQIKSSLEKLGNLYLAKFDYYSAEPIFKELLEISRQNEDYLGEGIYLRKLAEISQALVNPANSVKYKEELVENGLQNQNLASLAMLKIAIGDDYKSLNDPQSASQSYQEAFNTAWSNQQYAIAGDALKKLGKLYQEYEQWDSALQIYQELIKIEQQSYNLYGLMNTYDYMAIIYQQKEEENQALQYWQKALEIARHLNYKEDYFFSKISRVNEE; this is encoded by the coding sequence ATGAAGCTATTAAAGTACTTTTTTTTCAGACAATTAAGTTTTTTTTTCTGGTTTATTTTATTTTTTAATCCTCATATTAGTGTAGCTCAGGAAATAGAAAAACCTAATCCTTTAACGACAAATTTTAGTAGTGATTTAATTCCTAGTATTGACAGAGAAATCACTCCATTTGAGAAAAAAAGAATTAGAAATAGAATTGAAGAATTAAATAGTTTGGCTAGTACAGAATTATCTCAAGGTAATGATGATAATGCTTTTTCTGCATGGTATGAAGCTATTAATTTAAGTAGATATTTGGGCATAGAAGCTGAAATAAAAATGATTAATCAAGTGGGTAAAGTTGCTTGGGATAAAAGTAGAAATCAAGATATTAATTTTCTCACAGAAAGATTAAATATAATTGAAAATCAAGCCACAGAAAATAAAGAATTAGATGAGGAATTTTTGGCTATTTTAATTGATGCTCACGAAGTTTTACATAATATAGATCAATCTATTACTCTTAATCAAAATAATTTAGAAATTGCCCGTAACAATAATGATACTGATCAAATTAAATCTAGTTTGGAAAAGTTAGGAAATCTTTATCTTGCCAAGTTCGACTATTACAGTGCTGAACCTATTTTTAAGGAGCTTTTGGAAATTTCCCGTCAAAATGAGGACTATTTAGGAGAGGGTATTTATTTACGCAAATTAGCTGAGATAAGTCAGGCTTTAGTGAATCCTGCTAATTCTGTTAAATATAAAGAGGAATTGGTAGAAAATGGTTTACAAAATCAAAATTTAGCTTCTTTAGCTATGTTAAAAATTGCCATTGGTGATGATTATAAAAGTTTAAATGATCCTCAATCTGCTAGTCAATCTTATCAAGAAGCCTTTAATACTGCTTGGAGTAATCAACAATATGCGATCGCAGGAGATGCCCTTAAGAAACTAGGAAAACTATATCAAGAATATGAACAATGGGATTCGGCATTACAAATTTATCAAGAATTAATCAAGATAGAACAACAGTCTTATAATCTTTATGGTTTAATGAATACTTATGATTATATGGCAATAATTTATCAACAAAAAGAGGAAGAAAATCAAGCACTTCAATACTGGCAAAAAGCCTTAGAAATTGCTCGTCATCTTAATTATAAAGAAGATTATTTTTTCAGTAAAATTAGTCGTGTTAATGAGGAATAA
- a CDS encoding CmpA/NrtA family ABC transporter substrate-binding protein, translated as MSYFSRRKFILTAGISASAVLLKGCVGNPPEPGGGSTANNNVTNAPTDISPEMMPETTKVKLGYIPIVESAAMIVAKEKGFFAKYGMTEVELSKQANWASARDNVTIGSQGGGIDGGQWQMPMPHLISEGIITNGNKVPMYVLAQLNTHGNGIAIAGIHAGKGVHLDISGAADYIKSFPSNQGRKFKAAHTFPNVNQDFWIRYWFAAGGINPDTDIDLLAVPPAETVQGMRNGTMDAFSTGDPWPYRIIADKIGHMSALTAQIWKFHPEEYLAIRADWVDQNPKATKAILKGLMEAQQWCDNPSNRPELVSIVSGRNYFNIPPEILEPPYAGKYTMGDGQPDVDDFKMGPLYWKDDIGSVSYPYKSHDLWFLTETLRWGFHKGQINDFDQIQQIIDRVNREDLWREAATEAGFSADIPTSTSRGVEIFFDGKTFDPTNPQEYLNSLTIKNI; from the coding sequence ATGTCTTACTTTTCCCGTCGTAAATTTATTTTGACTGCTGGTATATCTGCGAGTGCTGTTTTACTGAAAGGATGTGTCGGTAATCCACCTGAACCGGGAGGAGGTAGTACAGCAAATAATAATGTTACCAATGCACCAACGGATATTAGTCCAGAAATGATGCCTGAAACCACAAAAGTGAAGTTAGGTTATATTCCTATCGTGGAATCTGCGGCAATGATTGTGGCAAAAGAAAAGGGCTTTTTTGCTAAATATGGCATGACAGAAGTAGAGCTTTCTAAACAGGCAAACTGGGCTTCTGCAAGGGATAATGTTACTATTGGCTCTCAAGGAGGTGGCATTGATGGAGGACAATGGCAAATGCCCATGCCTCATTTAATCAGTGAAGGTATTATCACCAACGGCAACAAAGTTCCCATGTATGTTTTAGCTCAACTTAATACTCATGGTAACGGAATTGCGATCGCAGGTATTCATGCAGGAAAGGGCGTACATTTAGATATTAGTGGTGCGGCAGACTATATCAAGAGTTTTCCTAGTAACCAAGGCAGAAAATTCAAAGCCGCTCATACTTTCCCCAATGTTAACCAAGATTTTTGGATTCGTTATTGGTTCGCCGCAGGGGGCATAAATCCCGATACAGATATTGACTTGTTGGCAGTGCCTCCAGCCGAAACTGTGCAAGGAATGCGCAACGGTACAATGGATGCTTTTAGTACAGGAGATCCTTGGCCTTATCGTATTATTGCAGACAAAATTGGACATATGTCAGCATTGACGGCACAAATTTGGAAATTTCACCCTGAAGAATATTTGGCAATTCGTGCGGATTGGGTGGATCAAAATCCCAAGGCAACTAAAGCTATTTTAAAGGGTTTAATGGAAGCTCAACAATGGTGTGATAATCCTAGTAATCGCCCTGAATTGGTTTCTATTGTCTCTGGCAGAAATTACTTTAATATCCCTCCTGAAATTCTCGAACCGCCCTACGCAGGTAAATACACCATGGGAGACGGGCAACCCGATGTGGATGATTTCAAAATGGGGCCTCTGTATTGGAAAGATGATATTGGTAGTGTTTCTTATCCCTATAAAAGTCATGATTTGTGGTTTTTAACAGAGACATTAAGATGGGGTTTCCACAAAGGGCAAATTAATGATTTTGACCAGATTCAGCAAATTATTGACAGGGTAAATAGAGAAGATTTATGGAGAGAAGCCGCAACAGAAGCAGGATTTTCGGCAGATATTCCTACTAGCACATCAAGAGGAGTGGAAATATTTTTTGATGGCAAAACCTTTGATCCAACTAATCCACAGGAATATCTTAACAGTTTAACCATTAAAAACATTTGA
- the ntrB gene encoding nitrate ABC transporter permease produces MTTSMRISNRKNNNPVLTFWRKYKGDLIPPIMGVVGFLLLWEAVSMLPGMRLPGPSSLFTDDRTRTLLLYPFYDRGGLDKGLFWQTMASLGRVAQGYSLAALVGISTGIVVGTNPFLDKALDPIFQFLRMVAPLAWVPIALVALQQNQPAAIFVIFITAVWPILINTTEGVKQIPQDYINVQKVLRLSRQKFFFKILLPSALPYIFTGLRIGIGLAWLAIIAAEIVMSGIVGIGFFIWDAYQQNYISEIILAVIYIGAVGLILDRAIAYLQKIIAPGQ; encoded by the coding sequence ATGACAACATCTATGAGAATTTCTAACAGGAAGAATAATAATCCTGTGTTAACGTTTTGGCGAAAATACAAGGGAGATTTAATCCCTCCGATTATGGGAGTGGTTGGGTTTCTCTTACTGTGGGAGGCGGTTTCGATGTTACCCGGTATGCGTTTACCTGGTCCTAGCAGTTTATTTACAGACGATCGCACCCGTACTTTATTGTTATATCCTTTTTATGATCGAGGTGGTTTAGATAAAGGCTTATTTTGGCAAACTATGGCTAGTTTAGGAAGAGTGGCACAAGGCTATTCCCTAGCGGCATTGGTGGGTATTTCTACAGGGATTGTAGTTGGCACAAATCCTTTCTTAGATAAAGCCCTTGATCCAATTTTCCAATTTTTACGCATGGTTGCCCCTTTGGCGTGGGTTCCCATTGCCCTTGTAGCACTACAGCAAAACCAACCTGCGGCAATTTTCGTCATCTTTATTACGGCGGTGTGGCCTATTTTAATCAACACCACAGAAGGAGTGAAACAAATCCCCCAAGACTACATCAATGTACAGAAAGTATTGCGACTATCTCGTCAAAAGTTTTTCTTCAAAATTCTTTTACCCTCAGCATTACCCTACATTTTCACTGGTTTAAGAATAGGTATCGGGTTGGCATGGTTAGCGATTATTGCGGCGGAGATTGTCATGTCGGGGATTGTGGGTATCGGTTTCTTTATCTGGGATGCTTACCAACAAAACTATATCAGTGAAATTATTTTAGCGGTTATTTATATCGGTGCAGTGGGTTTAATTCTCGATCGAGCGATCGCCTATTTGCAAAAGATTATAGCACCGGGGCAGTAG
- a CDS encoding nitrate ABC transporter ATP-binding protein (This model describes the ATP binding subunits of ATP-binding cassette (ABC) transporters for nitrate transport, or for bicarbonate transport, in bacteria and archaea.): protein MSLFVAVDNIEKVFPLTGGGEYLALKGINLEIKKGEFISLIGHSGCGKSTLLNMIAGLDLPTEGIVTLEGKKVKEPGPERMVIFQSYCLLPWLTVRQNISLAVDEVMKGYSEREKKDIVNEHINLVGLSHAADKLPNQISGGMKQRVAIARALAIRPKLLLLDEPFGALDALTRGNLQEQLMQICARYEITAVMVTHDVDEAVFLSDRIVMLTNGPGSKIGGILEVDIPRPRKRLEVVNHPSYYSLRSEIIYFLNQQKRIKKFRSQKHGAIARHGLEKINLEIGFVPLTACAPLAVAKEKGFFAKHGLEEVNLARETSWRGIVDGIAGGYLDAAQMPAGMPSWLTIGGNNDEPLPTVTALTITRNGNAVTLAKKFYDEGIHDGHKLKRMLLESVDNAHTFGMVHPSSMHNLLLRYWLAGEGVDPDRDVHLQTIPPAQMVADLKAGSIDGYCVGEPWNLRASMEDVGFTIATDLEVWNGHPGKVLGVREEWAIAYPNTHIALVKALLEACQYCANPENHQEIREILASRQYLSTNIDYIQLGDPKNYTCNLEKHTEYAHHRFFGDGMNRPSRTEHLWMITQMARWGDIPFPRNWVEILERVCRVSVFSTACRELGLTDLKYRREPIKLFDGIPFDGEDPIGYLNHLNIKRDITMAEIPLNSRILVAA, encoded by the coding sequence ATGAGTTTATTCGTCGCAGTCGATAATATTGAAAAAGTTTTTCCCCTGACAGGAGGGGGCGAATATTTAGCTTTAAAAGGCATTAATTTAGAAATTAAAAAAGGTGAATTTATCTCTTTAATTGGACATTCTGGGTGCGGAAAATCAACTCTCTTAAATATGATTGCGGGGTTAGATTTACCCACCGAAGGCATTGTCACCCTAGAAGGAAAAAAGGTTAAAGAACCGGGTCCGGAAAGAATGGTAATATTTCAAAGTTACTGTTTATTACCCTGGTTGACGGTACGCCAAAATATTTCCCTTGCGGTGGATGAAGTGATGAAGGGTTACTCGGAAAGGGAGAAAAAAGACATCGTTAATGAACATATTAACCTTGTGGGTTTATCCCATGCCGCCGACAAACTCCCTAATCAGATTTCTGGGGGAATGAAACAAAGAGTTGCGATCGCCCGTGCTTTGGCTATTCGTCCGAAATTGTTGTTATTGGATGAGCCTTTTGGAGCTTTAGATGCCTTAACCAGAGGTAATTTACAGGAACAATTAATGCAGATATGCGCCCGTTACGAAATTACGGCGGTGATGGTAACTCATGATGTGGATGAAGCTGTATTTTTGAGCGATCGCATAGTCATGTTAACCAACGGACCTGGCTCAAAAATTGGCGGTATCCTAGAGGTGGACATTCCCCGCCCCCGTAAACGTTTAGAAGTAGTCAATCACCCTAGTTATTACAGTCTGCGTAGTGAAATTATTTACTTCCTAAATCAACAAAAACGGATTAAAAAATTCCGCTCTCAAAAACACGGTGCGATCGCCCGTCATGGTTTGGAAAAAATCAACCTTGAAATCGGTTTTGTACCCTTAACCGCCTGTGCACCCCTTGCCGTTGCTAAAGAAAAAGGCTTTTTTGCTAAACACGGCTTAGAGGAAGTGAACCTTGCGAGGGAAACCAGTTGGCGCGGTATAGTTGATGGAATTGCAGGAGGCTATTTAGATGCGGCACAAATGCCAGCAGGAATGCCTAGTTGGTTAACCATCGGTGGCAACAATGATGAACCTTTACCCACCGTCACCGCTTTAACTATCACCCGTAACGGTAATGCCGTCACCCTCGCTAAAAAATTCTATGATGAGGGTATTCACGATGGACACAAACTCAAAAGAATGCTGTTAGAGTCTGTTGATAATGCTCATACCTTTGGTATGGTACATCCATCATCCATGCACAATCTCTTATTACGTTATTGGTTGGCAGGAGAAGGAGTAGATCCCGATCGAGATGTCCATTTACAAACCATTCCTCCCGCCCAAATGGTAGCAGATTTAAAAGCAGGTAGTATTGATGGTTACTGCGTTGGTGAACCTTGGAACTTAAGGGCTTCTATGGAAGATGTCGGTTTTACCATTGCCACAGATTTAGAGGTATGGAACGGACACCCCGGCAAGGTTTTAGGAGTCAGGGAAGAATGGGCGATCGCCTATCCTAATACTCATATAGCCCTTGTCAAAGCCCTCTTAGAAGCCTGTCAATATTGTGCCAATCCTGAAAATCATCAGGAAATTCGAGAAATCCTTGCTTCTCGTCAATATCTGAGTACCAACATTGATTATATTCAACTAGGCGATCCGAAAAACTATACCTGCAACCTAGAAAAGCATACGGAGTATGCCCACCATCGCTTTTTTGGAGATGGTATGAATCGCCCTAGTCGTACTGAACATTTATGGATGATTACTCAGATGGCTCGTTGGGGTGATATTCCTTTTCCCCGTAACTGGGTAGAGATATTAGAAAGGGTTTGTCGGGTAAGTGTCTTTAGTACCGCCTGTCGAGAATTGGGTTTAACAGATCTGAAGTATCGCCGTGAACCAATTAAACTCTTTGACGGTATTCCCTTTGATGGAGAAGATCCGATCGGCTATTTAAACCATCTCAATATTAAACGGGATATAACTATGGCAGAAATTCCCCTAAACTCTCGTATTCTTGTCGCCGCCTAA